The DNA region CACGCGCGCGCCGTTGATGTAATGGGAGATCCACGCCGGCGTGGATTCGGGGGAAATGCTGCGCACTGCGCTCATCGCGTTCGCTCTTCGTGTGGATGTGAAGAGCCTACTACAGAGCCGCGACGCATGGCGGCTTGTCCCCCTGAAACGGTGTTCGCACGCACGGTCCTACGGGTGCCGCGCAGGCCGGTGTGCGGCGCAGCCGTTCACCGGCTTACCCGCGGCAAGCTCCCGCTGAGCGCGCAGCGCGCGCACAACGGGCTACTCAATCCGACCTCAGGGCGTGAACCCATATCGCACGATGTGGAAGAACACGGGCGCCGAGAACAGCACCGAGTCCAGGCGGTCGAGCACGCCGCCGTGGCCGGCGATCAGATGGCCCCAGTCCTTGACCCCGTGGTCGCGCTTGATCGCGCTCATGACCAGTCCGCCGAAGAAGCCCATGACGTTGATCGCGAAGGCGATGGCCGCCGCCGCAGCGGACTGAACGGAGTGATCCAGAACAGCGCGGCGCCGAGCGCGGTCGAAGAGAGCACGCCGCCGATCAGTCCTTCCCAGGTCTTCGACGGCGACAGCGAGGGCGCCACTTTGCGCTTGCCGAACAGCTTGCCCCAGACGTACTGCAGCACATCGCTGGATTGCACCACGATCACCAGGAAGGCGATCAGCAGGATCTCGCGCCCGCCGTAGCCCGGAATCTGCAAGGTCACCAGCGCGGGGACATGCGAGAGGCAGAACACCGCCAGCATCAGCGCCCACTGCACCGTGGCGATGCGTTCGAGGAAACGCTCGGTGTCGGCGCGCAGCGCAGCGACGATCGGCAGCAGCAGGAAGCCGTACACCGGGATGAAGATCGAGTACAGCCCATACCATTCGATCCAGATCAGCAGGTACTGCACCGGCAGCGCCAGGTAAAACACCAGCGCCAGCGCCAGGTGGTCGCTGCGCCGGGTGTAGGTCAGGGTCACGAACTCGCGCAGCGCCAGCAGCGACAGCAGCGCGAACAGCACGATCACGCCGGTCTTGCCGAAGGCGAAGGCGAGGGCCACCAGCCCCACCATCACCCACCAGGCATTGATGCGGTCGTTGAGGTTGTCGATCACCGCGTGCGGCTTGCCCCTGGCCACGGTGTGGCGCAAGGTCAGCGCCACCGCGCTGGCGAATCCGAGCACGGCGAAGATGCCGAGGAAGAGCTTGAGGGTGGTGCTCATGCGGCCTCCAGGTGCGCCGGGCGCTGGGCCAGCAGAGCAGTGCGCGCACGCGCCAGGAAGGCATCCTTGTGCTCGCCTTCGGCGACCGTGATCGGCGCGCCGAAATGCACCGTGCACAGCAGCGGCACCGGAATCACCTCGCCCTTGGGCAGCACCCGGTGCAGGTTGTCGATCCACGCCGGCACCAGAGGCACACCCGGATTGGTGCGGCCCAGGTGGTAGAGCCCGCTCTTGAAGGGGAGCAGGTCGGCGTCCGTCTGGTTGCGCGTGCCTTCCGGGAACAGGATCAGGCTCTGGCCGGTCTTCAGGACCTCGGACATCTGTGCGATCGGATCCTGCTCGCGTTTTTCCCGTTCACGCTCGATCAGCACCGCGCGGACCACGTGATGGCCGACATAGCGGCGCAGGGCGCCTTTGTCCCAATAGTCCTTGCCCGCCACCGGCCGAGTGCGCGCCCGCAGCGCCGGTGGCAGCACCGCCCAGATCAGCGCGAAGTCGCCATGGCTGACGTGGTTGCCGAAATAGACGCAGGGCCCGGCGGGTGGCGGCGCAGCCCAGATCCCGCGCACGCCGGTCAGCAAGTGTGCGGCGGCGAGCATCGCGCCACGGGCGAAGGTATCAAGCATCGAAGCGTCCTGGCAGGGGGTGCCAGGGGGAACGATATCAGGGGGAGGATCAGGACAAGGGGCGCAGTGCGTGATCGTTCGCTGTCGCCATTGCTGTCGCTTGTCGCTTGTCGCTTGTCGCTTGTCGCTTGTCGCTTGTCGCTTGTCGCTTGTCGCTTGTCGCTGTTCGTGGGAGCGGGCTCCGCCCGCGATCTTTTCGCTGTTGCTGTTGTTTCTTGCTCCTACCTGAAGAGCAAAAGCGTTTCACCCTTGACGGCCGGTCACTTCTTCCCGCTTGCCCAGAAAGAAGGTAGACCAAGAAAGAGGGCACCGCGTCCGCGCCCGTGGGCGTCGTGCACACAGGGGTCCCCGCGGTGCTCACGAATCGCAGGCGGCTGCGCAACGCACATCCCTGTGCTCGGACATGCTCGCTTTCCCCTGCGCTTCCGGCTCCGCTCCTCGGCGGCGCCCGAGGGCTCCGGTCTTCGACCCGGCTTCCTACCTGGTTCTTGAGGGTGGCGGGTCAACCCGGCTTGCGGGTCTTGAGCAGAAGGAAGCCTGGTTCTTGTCGCCGTCGCTAGGCTGCGAGCTTCTGGCTGTCGCTGTCGCTGTCGCTGTCGCGGTCGCGGTCGCTGTCGCTGCTGCTTTGCTGTTTGTGGGAGCGGGCTCAGCCCGCGAGCTTTTGGCTTCTTGCTTTTCGCCTTTGGCTCTTGCCACCAAGATCAAGAGCAACGGCGTTAATTGTGGAAGCCGAGTAACTTTCTTTGATGGCCAAAGAAAAGTCACCAAAGAAAGCCACCCAAACATCGCGCTTGC from Rhodanobacteraceae bacterium includes:
- a CDS encoding 1-acyl-sn-glycerol-3-phosphate acyltransferase, producing the protein MLDTFARGAMLAAAHLLTGVRGIWAAPPPAGPCVYFGNHVSHGDFALIWAVLPPALRARTRPVAGKDYWDKGALRRYVGHHVVRAVLIEREREKREQDPIAQMSEVLKTGQSLILFPEGTRNQTDADLLPFKSGLYHLGRTNPGVPLVPAWIDNLHRVLPKGEVIPVPLLCTVHFGAPITVAEGEHKDAFLARARTALLAQRPAHLEAA